Proteins encoded within one genomic window of Hahella chejuensis KCTC 2396:
- a CDS encoding flagellar motor protein: MDLLSIVGVLIALVAIIGGNLIEGGDVSSLLNLPAALIVIGGTLGAIVLQHSGKVLKRSFTQFIWVFLPPYLSFEDGIQKVISWSMVARKEGLLGLESVAEKERDPFSRKGLQLLVDGAEPESIRSIMELELNSREQRELDASKVYEAMGGYAPTLGILGAVLGLIQVMSHLEDPSMLGPGIATAFVATIYGVALANLFYFPIANKLKGIVQEQSLLREMMIEGIVGIAEGENPKAIELKLKGFL; this comes from the coding sequence ATGGATTTACTCAGCATCGTGGGCGTCCTGATCGCCCTGGTGGCGATCATCGGCGGCAACCTGATCGAAGGCGGCGATGTTTCCTCCCTGTTGAACCTGCCGGCGGCCCTTATCGTCATCGGCGGCACACTTGGCGCGATAGTGCTGCAACATTCCGGCAAAGTGTTGAAGCGTTCATTTACCCAGTTCATCTGGGTATTCCTGCCTCCTTATCTCAGCTTTGAAGACGGCATTCAGAAAGTGATTTCCTGGAGCATGGTGGCCCGTAAGGAAGGGCTGCTGGGACTGGAGTCCGTAGCGGAAAAAGAGCGTGATCCATTTTCCCGCAAAGGGCTGCAACTGCTGGTGGACGGCGCGGAGCCAGAGTCTATCCGCAGTATTATGGAGCTGGAGCTCAACAGCCGCGAACAGCGTGAACTGGACGCCAGCAAAGTCTATGAGGCCATGGGCGGCTACGCGCCTACATTGGGTATCCTGGGCGCGGTGCTCGGGTTAATCCAGGTGATGAGTCATTTGGAAGACCCCTCCATGTTGGGGCCCGGCATCGCTACAGCGTTTGTCGCCACCATCTACGGGGTGGCGCTGGCGAACCTGTTCTACTTTCCTATCGCCAACAAGTTGAAAGGCATTGTGCAGGAACAATCGCTGCTGCGGGAAATGATGATCGAGGGCATCGTCGGCATCGCTGAAGGAGAGAATCCCAAAGCAATAGAATTAAAGTTGAAAGGGTTTCTGTAA
- a CDS encoding protein-glutamate methylesterase/protein-glutamine glutaminase: protein MTLKVLVVDDSGFFRRRLCEILSSISDVDVVGTASNGREGVEMALKLKPDVITMDYEMPVMDGITAVKEIMRVQPTPVLMFSSLTYEGARVTFDALEAGAVDFLPKSFEAMSGDASKIKRLLHDRIKEVSRAKYRMSGASAPASVPQPAKPAAPIPVREPPKPAAPVTRPAEPRAKAPPAKPEPKPEVKAAKSRRTPRQDYKVVLIGTSTGGPVALQKILTRLPGAFPAPLVLVQHMPASFTPAFAERLNRLSQLSVKQAENGEILKPGWAYIAPGGKQTLIERVGAQARVKILDGDERLHYKPCVDVTFGSCAKMFPGKVLGVILTGMGADGREGCRMLKETGSVVWSQDEATSVIYGMPMAVATAGLSDEVLALDEFAPRLIDGVG from the coding sequence ATGACCTTAAAGGTCCTGGTAGTAGATGATTCGGGATTTTTCAGACGTCGCCTTTGCGAGATCCTGAGCTCCATAAGCGATGTGGATGTCGTCGGCACGGCCAGCAATGGCCGTGAAGGCGTCGAGATGGCGCTTAAACTGAAACCCGACGTCATCACCATGGACTACGAGATGCCGGTCATGGACGGCATTACCGCAGTCAAGGAAATCATGCGGGTTCAGCCCACGCCGGTGTTGATGTTTTCCTCTCTTACCTACGAAGGCGCCCGAGTGACCTTTGACGCCCTGGAAGCGGGCGCGGTGGATTTTCTGCCGAAGAGCTTCGAAGCGATGTCCGGCGACGCCTCCAAGATCAAACGACTGTTGCACGATCGCATCAAAGAGGTTTCGCGGGCGAAATACCGGATGTCCGGGGCGTCCGCGCCGGCATCCGTTCCTCAGCCCGCCAAGCCCGCTGCGCCGATCCCAGTGCGCGAGCCGCCCAAGCCGGCCGCGCCGGTTACCCGCCCTGCTGAGCCTCGCGCCAAGGCGCCGCCAGCCAAACCGGAGCCTAAACCCGAGGTGAAGGCGGCGAAGTCCCGGCGCACGCCGCGTCAGGACTATAAAGTGGTGCTGATAGGCACCTCTACCGGCGGCCCGGTGGCGTTGCAGAAAATCCTCACCCGTTTGCCTGGCGCGTTTCCCGCGCCGCTGGTGCTGGTGCAGCACATGCCAGCGTCCTTTACGCCAGCATTTGCTGAACGTTTGAACCGTCTGTCGCAGTTGTCCGTCAAACAGGCGGAGAACGGCGAAATCCTGAAACCAGGATGGGCCTACATTGCGCCCGGCGGCAAACAGACGCTGATAGAGCGCGTTGGCGCCCAGGCGCGGGTCAAGATTCTCGACGGCGACGAGCGGTTGCACTATAAACCCTGCGTGGACGTTACTTTCGGCTCCTGCGCCAAGATGTTTCCCGGCAAAGTACTGGGCGTCATCCTGACCGGCATGGGCGCGGACGGCCGTGAAGGCTGCCGTATGTTGAAAGAAACCGGTTCCGTGGTCTGGTCCCAGGATGAAGCGACCAGTGTGATTTACGGTATGCCGATGGCGGTGGCCACCGCCGGCCTGTCAGATGAAGTTTTAGCCTTGGATGAATTTGCGCCGCGGTTGATTGACGGTGTCGGATAA
- a CDS encoding chemotaxis protein CheA — protein sequence MGFEADEEILQDFLVEAGEILEQLSEQLVELEQNPDDRDLLNAIFRGFHTVKGGAGFLQLDALVECCHVAENVFDLLRNGQLSVDSELMDVVLQALDAVNEMFSQVKMREELTPAAPELMAALERLASGESASVAEEAEEPAEEPIEEREEAAEEAEAPVASSEGDITDDEFENLLNALDDEEGGEKAEASESKDEGDEITEDEFEKLLDQLHGPGKFSGVKESKSAKAAPEPAPVPQEDVAGAVSAGDSDEITDDEFEALLDELHGKGKFDGAVSDGAEQKKAPAAEKKGKPAAKAEPEKKVEKKVEKKEAAAASDSELITDDEFEKLLDELHGSGKGPSPTAGAKPAAAKPAEKAAVQKEPVKKEPVKKEPPKAVKPAPARAEPDEERRQPAASAAAGKDAQASIATETTVRVDTKRLDDIMNMVGELVLVRNRLKRLGEEFADENMSKAVSNLDVVTSDLQSAVMQTRMQPIKKVFGRFPRVVRDLARNLRKEVNLVLRGEDTDLDKNLVEALSDPLVHLVRNAVDHGIESPEAREQKGKPRVGRVVLAAEQEGDHILLSIEDDGAGMDPVVLRQKAVEKGIYDVDAAERLTDNEAYNLIFAPGFSTKTEISDVSGRGVGMDVVKTKITQLNGTIHIESELGRGSRIVIKVPLTLAIMPTLMVMLGDQAFAFPLVSVVEIFHLDLTQTNIVDGQECIVVRENVFPLFHIKRWLVKGAQFEPTEENGHVVIVSVGTKRVGFVVDQLVGQEEVVIKPLGKMLHGTPGMAGATITGDGRIALILDIPSMLGRYAKSSKVYGRPTFRKSQLVTDSGETAPAASAG from the coding sequence ATGGGGTTTGAAGCGGACGAAGAAATCCTGCAGGACTTTCTAGTCGAAGCGGGAGAAATTCTTGAACAGCTCTCAGAGCAGTTGGTGGAACTGGAGCAGAACCCGGACGACCGCGATCTGCTGAACGCCATTTTCCGTGGGTTTCACACCGTCAAAGGCGGCGCCGGTTTCCTTCAGTTGGACGCCTTGGTGGAATGCTGTCACGTGGCGGAAAACGTCTTCGACCTGTTGCGTAACGGTCAGCTCAGCGTCGACTCCGAATTGATGGATGTCGTGTTGCAGGCGCTGGACGCGGTCAACGAAATGTTTTCCCAAGTGAAGATGCGGGAAGAGTTGACCCCCGCCGCTCCCGAACTCATGGCCGCCCTGGAGCGGCTGGCCAGCGGCGAATCCGCCTCTGTGGCGGAAGAGGCTGAAGAGCCCGCCGAAGAACCCATTGAAGAGCGCGAAGAAGCCGCTGAGGAAGCTGAAGCCCCTGTAGCGTCCTCGGAAGGCGATATCACCGACGACGAATTCGAGAATCTGCTTAACGCCCTGGATGATGAAGAAGGCGGAGAGAAAGCGGAGGCGAGCGAATCGAAAGACGAAGGCGACGAAATCACGGAAGACGAATTCGAAAAACTGCTGGATCAACTGCATGGTCCCGGCAAATTCAGCGGCGTCAAGGAAAGTAAATCCGCCAAGGCCGCCCCGGAACCCGCTCCCGTTCCGCAGGAAGACGTCGCTGGCGCCGTGTCCGCCGGCGACAGCGATGAAATCACCGATGATGAATTTGAAGCCTTGCTGGATGAGCTGCATGGCAAAGGCAAGTTTGACGGCGCCGTCTCTGATGGGGCTGAGCAGAAGAAAGCCCCTGCCGCGGAGAAGAAAGGCAAGCCAGCGGCGAAAGCCGAGCCTGAAAAGAAAGTAGAGAAAAAGGTAGAGAAGAAAGAGGCCGCCGCCGCAAGCGACTCTGAACTGATTACCGACGACGAATTCGAAAAACTGCTGGACGAATTGCACGGCTCCGGCAAGGGGCCAAGTCCTACCGCAGGCGCCAAGCCGGCCGCGGCAAAACCGGCGGAAAAGGCGGCTGTGCAAAAAGAGCCCGTCAAGAAGGAGCCGGTCAAGAAAGAACCGCCGAAAGCCGTCAAGCCCGCGCCAGCCCGCGCCGAGCCGGACGAAGAGCGGCGGCAGCCTGCGGCGAGCGCCGCCGCTGGAAAAGACGCCCAGGCCAGTATCGCGACGGAAACCACGGTGCGTGTGGACACCAAGCGTCTCGACGACATTATGAACATGGTCGGCGAACTGGTGCTGGTGCGTAACCGTCTCAAACGTTTAGGCGAAGAGTTCGCCGACGAGAACATGAGTAAAGCCGTGTCCAATCTGGACGTGGTCACCAGCGACTTGCAGTCCGCCGTCATGCAGACGCGGATGCAGCCCATCAAGAAAGTATTTGGCCGCTTCCCCCGCGTAGTGAGGGACTTGGCGCGCAACCTGCGCAAAGAAGTCAATCTGGTGTTGCGTGGGGAAGACACCGATCTGGATAAAAACCTGGTCGAAGCTCTGTCCGACCCTCTGGTCCACTTGGTGCGTAACGCAGTGGACCACGGTATCGAATCTCCCGAAGCGCGCGAGCAAAAAGGCAAACCGCGGGTAGGGCGTGTGGTGCTGGCGGCGGAGCAGGAAGGCGATCATATTCTGCTTTCCATCGAAGACGACGGCGCCGGTATGGACCCGGTGGTGCTGCGCCAGAAAGCGGTGGAGAAAGGCATTTACGATGTGGACGCCGCCGAGCGTCTCACCGACAACGAAGCTTATAACCTGATATTCGCGCCGGGGTTCTCCACTAAAACGGAAATATCCGATGTGTCCGGGCGCGGCGTTGGGATGGATGTGGTCAAAACCAAGATCACTCAATTGAACGGCACCATCCATATTGAGTCGGAGTTGGGCCGTGGTTCGCGCATTGTGATCAAAGTGCCGCTGACCCTCGCCATCATGCCAACCTTGATGGTGATGCTGGGGGACCAGGCATTCGCTTTCCCATTGGTGAGCGTGGTGGAAATTTTCCACCTTGATCTGACCCAGACCAACATTGTCGATGGGCAGGAATGTATCGTGGTGCGCGAGAATGTATTCCCGTTGTTCCACATCAAACGCTGGTTGGTGAAAGGCGCGCAATTTGAGCCCACCGAAGAGAACGGTCATGTGGTGATTGTTTCCGTCGGCACCAAGCGCGTGGGCTTTGTGGTCGATCAGTTGGTCGGTCAGGAAGAAGTGGTCATCAAGCCGCTGGGCAAAATGCTGCACGGCACGCCGGGAATGGCCGGCGCCACCATCACTGGAGACGGGCGCATTGCGCTGATACTGGACATTCCCAGCATGCTTGGACGCTACGCCAAGTCCAGCAAAGTATACGGACGGCCGACGTTCAGGAAGAGTCAGTTGGTGACGGATTCGGGTGAAACGGCGCCTGCGGCTTCCGCAGGCTGA